In Kaistella faecalis, a genomic segment contains:
- a CDS encoding zinc ribbon domain-containing protein translates to MAKKTVEISVEDKLRALYDLQIIDSRLDEIRNTRGELPIEVEDLEIEIEGLEKRAEKFQTEIKEQNDEISTKNEVINHAKTLIDKYKAQQETVRNNKEFEALEKEIEFQDLEIQLAEKRIKEFGVKIAHKNETFEELNNKISELKNHLKFKKEELENLVAETQKEEDFLIEKSKEFAKNIDERLLASYQRIRTNSPTGLAVVGLERGAPKGSFFTLPPQKQMEIAQRKKIIIDEHSGKILVDDDMVNEENEKMKDIIKF, encoded by the coding sequence ATGGCTAAAAAAACTGTAGAAATCTCTGTTGAAGATAAGTTAAGGGCGCTTTACGACTTGCAAATCATCGATTCAAGATTAGACGAGATCCGCAACACAAGAGGTGAATTACCGATTGAAGTTGAGGATTTAGAAATTGAAATCGAAGGTCTGGAAAAAAGAGCCGAGAAGTTTCAAACTGAAATCAAAGAACAGAATGATGAAATCAGCACGAAGAATGAAGTGATTAATCACGCTAAAACTTTGATCGACAAATACAAAGCTCAACAGGAAACTGTTAGAAATAATAAGGAATTTGAAGCCTTAGAAAAAGAAATTGAATTCCAGGATCTTGAAATTCAGCTGGCTGAAAAGAGAATTAAAGAATTCGGTGTAAAAATCGCGCACAAAAACGAAACTTTTGAGGAACTGAACAACAAAATCAGTGAATTGAAGAATCACCTTAAATTCAAGAAAGAAGAGCTTGAAAATCTGGTTGCAGAAACACAGAAAGAAGAGGATTTCTTAATCGAAAAATCTAAGGAATTTGCTAAGAATATCGACGAAAGATTATTGGCTTCTTACCAGAGAATCCGCACCAATTCACCAACAGGTTTAGCGGTTGTAGGTCTGGAAAGAGGTGCGCCGAAAGGATCATTCTTTACGTTGCCTCCACAGAAACAGATGGAAATCGCGCAGAGAAAGAAAATCATCATTGACGAACACAGCGGAAAAATCCTTGTTGACGATGACATGGTTAACGAAGAAAACGAAAAAATGAAAGATATTATTAAATTCTAA
- a CDS encoding Nif3-like dinuclear metal center hexameric protein, with protein sequence MTVKEAISQIEKKIQIQQAEDFDNVGLLCGNLQREVTGILVCHDAMENVVEEAISNKQNLIVTFHPIIFSGLKSITGKNYVERAVLKAIENKIAIYAIHTAFDNDYFGVNFRICEELALQDQKVLMPKSQNLKKLEVYVPEDHAEILKEALFEAGAGNIGFYDECSFSVNGNGTFRPMEGSNPFSGTQNIRENAQEKLISVIFENFKQRKIIDAMKNAHPYEEVAYQIISLENENQYSGLGRFGDLKTEMDETDFLKFVKEKFLLKVIRHSPLNSRKIKRVGVLGGSGASGIQAALSQQCDAYLTGDVKYHDFFKSEDKMLICDIGHFESEQFVTQQLIEILSEIFPKFAVSKSVEKTNPVNYFL encoded by the coding sequence ATGACGGTAAAAGAGGCTATTTCTCAAATAGAAAAGAAAATCCAGATCCAGCAGGCAGAGGATTTTGATAATGTAGGACTTCTATGCGGAAATCTGCAGCGGGAAGTTACAGGAATTCTGGTTTGTCATGATGCTATGGAAAATGTTGTGGAAGAAGCTATTTCAAATAAACAAAATTTAATCGTCACTTTTCACCCCATTATTTTCTCCGGGCTAAAATCGATAACAGGAAAGAATTATGTTGAACGTGCGGTTTTGAAAGCAATTGAAAATAAAATTGCGATTTATGCCATCCACACTGCGTTCGATAATGATTATTTCGGGGTAAATTTCAGAATCTGCGAAGAGTTGGCGTTACAGGATCAAAAGGTGTTGATGCCTAAGTCACAGAACCTGAAAAAACTGGAAGTCTACGTGCCGGAAGATCACGCTGAAATACTTAAAGAAGCACTTTTTGAGGCTGGAGCGGGCAATATAGGTTTTTATGACGAATGCAGTTTTTCGGTAAATGGTAATGGGACATTCAGACCCATGGAGGGTTCCAATCCATTTTCGGGAACCCAAAATATCCGTGAAAATGCTCAGGAAAAACTTATTTCTGTAATTTTTGAAAATTTTAAACAGCGTAAGATCATCGATGCAATGAAAAATGCACATCCCTACGAAGAAGTCGCTTACCAAATCATCTCGCTCGAAAACGAGAATCAGTATTCCGGACTTGGAAGATTTGGCGACCTTAAAACAGAAATGGATGAAACTGATTTTCTGAAGTTTGTAAAGGAAAAATTCCTTTTGAAGGTCATTCGCCACTCACCTTTGAACAGCAGAAAAATTAAAAGAGTAGGGGTGCTGGGCGGAAGTGGCGCGAGCGGAATCCAAGCGGCGCTTTCTCAGCAATGCGATGCATATCTCACAGGCGATGTAAAGTATCATGATTTTTTTAAGAGTGAAGATAAAATGCTCATTTGCGACATCGGTCATTTTGAGTCCGAACAATTTGTAACCCAACAATTAATTGAGATTTTATCGGAAATTTTTCCTAAATTTGCAGTCTCAAAATCTGTTGAGAAAACAAATCCTGTAAATTATTTTTTATAA